The nucleotide window TCTGGCGCCGCCGATTCGCCAACCGGGTCCAACCGTGAGAGACCGACTGGGCCATGGGCtcgggtggtggtggggagaatcCACTGGGTGGGGCGAGAGCCCAGCCAAAGGCAGGCAGAGGCTGCCTGGACctccagggaggctgggaggggggttTGCCGGGAGTCCCTGAGGGGCTTCCCCTCAGAGCAGGGGGGAGTTTGCGGCCCTTCAGAGACTCTGGCCGAAGCCCCCAGTGCCACAGCCCAGCGTGGCTGGGTCCCGCGGGAGAGGGGGTCTGGGTCTGGGCACTGCCCACAGCCCTTCCCGCCTGTTTCTCCCACCCACAGAGAGCCCAGCGGACTCGATGGGGCGGTCGTGGGCAGCAACGTGGACACAGACCTCCAGTCCTCAGGCAGGTAAGGCAGCAGAGAatgtggggtggaggagggagggtgcaTCTAAAGAAGCTaccgctctccctgcccctgtccgAACCTGGGGAGGACCACGAGTGTGTGCGCGCACGCTGTATGCTGGCCCCTCGCCCCAGCCACGCTGTTCCCCGTGTGCCTGGTGGGCAGACTCAACGTCTGTTTTCTCCAGTTGGCCTTGGGagcccccagcctctcctctggACCACAGCTGCTCTGCCTGTTTGTCCGAGTGTGGGCTGGTCCCCAGGGTCCCTTCTAGCGGCAGGCAGGTGCAGGGGGACTGGAgacagggatggggcagaggcagCCCTGCGTTGCTTTGCTcgctttcccttccccctctcctgctgcccccgCTCAGCCTCAGCGACTCCTCTGCCTGAACCTCTAGCGGGATTCGCTGTCCGGTCCCCAATAGAAGGCGCAGGAAGAGCATGACATCATCGGCACTGAGTGCCATTGGCTGGGCAGCCCCTGCGGGCAGGACGCTGTCTCCAGTGGCCAGAAAGTTAACTCTTCCCTGGGCTGAAACCATGTGGCCTTTACAAGGGGTGAAGTTTTGGGAACTTCTGGGTTTTTCCTTCCCTGGGTGACCAGTGTCCTTTGATGACAGGGGCTCCTACgcccatcaaaaaataaaaaaacaaaaaaacaaaccaacaacactGA belongs to Acinonyx jubatus isolate Ajub_Pintada_27869175 chromosome E1, VMU_Ajub_asm_v1.0, whole genome shotgun sequence and includes:
- the PRCD gene encoding photoreceptor disk component PRCD isoform X1 produces the protein MLCAFRSAALAVFPLGAQPSLSTCKFRCPRLPADAFIHPSHSIVVIYLTCRCMCLDEKPLEGQTQALVTSTSHPHPEQTGTSGQTQQCLWEPAGPFRPSSADPVWEGMGQLSHVYHPLPAQHLGHALAPPIRQPGPTRAQRTRWGGRGQQRGHRPPVLRQVRQQRMWGGGGRVHLKKLPLSLPLSEPGEDHECVRARCMLAPRPSHAVPRVPGGQTQRLFSPVGLGSPQPLLWTTAALPVCPSVGWSPGSLLAAGRCRGTGDRDGAEAALRCFARFPFPLSCCPRSASATPLPEPLAGFAVRSPIEGAGRA
- the PRCD gene encoding photoreceptor disk component PRCD isoform X3, which translates into the protein MCTTLFLLSTLAMLWRRRFANRVQPEPSGLDGAVVGSNVDTDLQSSGREKEPLK